The following are encoded in a window of Mycobacterium vicinigordonae genomic DNA:
- a CDS encoding alpha/beta fold hydrolase, whose translation MSTFRCGLREPRPVKCDIGRLATNGTPVLALIGREETLHDGAMTADRFQRQLPGAEVVLGDDANHLIFIDQQDVVTTELKKFLRP comes from the coding sequence ATGTCGACCTTTCGGTGCGGGCTACGCGAGCCTCGCCCGGTCAAATGTGACATCGGCCGGCTGGCGACGAACGGCACCCCCGTTCTGGCGCTGATCGGACGCGAGGAGACATTGCACGACGGAGCAATGACGGCGGACAGGTTCCAGCGGCAGCTGCCCGGCGCAGAGGTGGTCCTGGGCGATGACGCGAATCACCTGATCTTCATTGACCAACAGGACGTTGTGACCACCGAGCTGAAGAAGTTCCTGCGACCCTGA
- a CDS encoding MarR family winged helix-turn-helix transcriptional regulator, whose product MTGERGTNPGPPDDLRDALVQMSFTLMAVLTEVAAAHDISLTQLRVLGILRDREPTMADLAAYTGLERSTVSGLVDRAVGRGLVRRKADQLDGRAVRVTLTGHAHRLVPEITGAIGERIAPLVGRLSAGEQRRLTELLTKSLGS is encoded by the coding sequence ATGACCGGTGAGCGCGGCACCAATCCGGGGCCCCCGGACGACCTCCGAGATGCATTGGTGCAGATGTCTTTTACGTTGATGGCTGTGCTTACCGAGGTAGCCGCCGCGCACGACATCTCGCTGACGCAGCTACGGGTGCTGGGGATTCTTCGTGATCGTGAGCCCACCATGGCGGACCTAGCGGCCTACACCGGTTTGGAGCGCTCGACGGTCAGCGGACTCGTGGACCGCGCGGTCGGGCGCGGCCTGGTGCGACGCAAAGCCGACCAATTGGACGGTCGCGCGGTACGGGTGACGCTGACCGGGCATGCCCACCGCCTGGTACCCGAGATCACCGGGGCGATCGGCGAGCGGATCGCGCCGCTGGTGGGGAGGTTGAGCGCCGGCGAGCAGAGGCGACTCACCGAGCTGCTGACCAAATCGCTGGGTTCGTGA
- the nadD gene encoding nicotinate-nucleotide adenylyltransferase: MGGTFDPIHYGHLVAASEVAHKFELDEVVFVPSGQPWQKERQVSAAEDRYLMTVIATASNPRFSVSRVDIDRAGPTYTRDTLRDLHTLNPDAELYFITGADALASILSWHGWEELFDLARFVGVSRPGYELHHDHVTEAVGELAADTLTLFEIPALAISSTDCRQRAEERRPLWYLMPDGVVQYVSKRRLYRKAGTAA, encoded by the coding sequence ATGGGTGGCACGTTTGATCCCATCCACTACGGCCACCTGGTCGCCGCGAGTGAAGTGGCCCACAAATTTGAGCTCGACGAAGTGGTTTTCGTGCCCAGTGGACAGCCGTGGCAAAAAGAGCGTCAGGTTTCGGCCGCCGAGGACCGGTACCTGATGACGGTGATCGCCACCGCATCCAACCCGCGGTTCTCCGTGAGCCGCGTCGATATCGACCGCGCCGGGCCGACGTACACCCGCGACACGCTGCGCGATCTGCACACCCTCAACCCGGACGCGGAGCTGTACTTCATCACCGGCGCCGACGCGCTGGCGTCGATCCTGTCCTGGCACGGCTGGGAGGAGCTGTTCGACTTGGCGCGCTTCGTCGGGGTCAGCCGGCCGGGCTACGAGCTGCACCATGACCACGTGACCGAAGCCGTCGGCGAGCTGGCCGCGGATACGCTGACGCTGTTCGAGATTCCGGCGCTGGCGATCTCGTCGACCGACTGCCGGCAACGTGCCGAGGAACGTCGGCCGCTGTGGTACCTAATGCCCGACGGCGTCGTCCAGTACGTCTCCAAGCGTCGGCTCTACCGGAAGGCAGGGACCGCCGCATGA
- the rsfS gene encoding ribosome silencing factor: MSANQEAIDMATVAATAAAAKLADDVLVIDVSGQLVITDCFVIASASNERQVNAIVDEVEEKMRRAGHKPARREGAREGRWTLLDYRDIVVHIQHQDDRNFYALDRLWGDCPVIPVNMESAAEPETDAE, encoded by the coding sequence ATGAGCGCCAACCAAGAGGCGATCGACATGGCGACGGTGGCCGCGACCGCCGCGGCCGCGAAGCTGGCCGACGACGTGCTGGTCATCGACGTGTCCGGGCAATTGGTCATCACCGACTGCTTCGTTATCGCGTCGGCCTCCAACGAACGGCAGGTCAACGCGATTGTCGACGAGGTCGAGGAGAAAATGCGCCGGGCCGGTCACAAGCCGGCCCGGCGGGAGGGGGCCCGCGAGGGCCGCTGGACACTGCTGGACTACCGCGACATCGTGGTGCACATCCAGCACCAGGACGATCGCAATTTCTATGCGCTGGACCGGTTGTGGGGCGACTGCCCGGTAATTCCGGTGAACATGGAGTCGGCCGCTGAGCCCGAGACGGACGCCGAATGA
- a CDS encoding vWA domain-containing protein, with translation MATRRLRPSRPLAPHGLPGHLVGFVEALRASGISVGPSETVDAGRVMATLGLGDREVLRAGLACAVLRRPDHRETYDAMFDLWFPAALGARSAVSDEGGGEGDGALPPDDVEAMRQMLLDLLNDNPDLADMDQRLVQMIARIVEAYGKYNSSRGPSFSSYQALKAMALDELEGKLLAGLLAPYGDEPTPSQEQIAKALAAQKITQLRKMVDAETKRRTAEQLGREHVQMYGIPQLSENVEFLRASGDQLRQMRRVVAPLARTLATRLAARRRRARAGTIDLRKTLRKSMSTGGVPIDVVLKKPRPARPELVVLCDVSGSVAGFSHFTLLLVHALRQQFSRVRVFAFIDTTDEVTHMFGPEADLAVAIQRITREAGVYARDGHSDYGNAFVTFQQANPSVLSPRSSLLILGDGRTNYRNPAVDVLEDMVKSARHAHWLNPEPRHLWGSGDSAVPRYEEIITMHECRSAKQLAGVVDQLLPV, from the coding sequence ATGGCCACCCGACGCCTCCGACCCAGCCGTCCGCTCGCCCCGCACGGACTGCCGGGTCATTTGGTTGGCTTCGTGGAAGCGCTTCGCGCGAGTGGCATTTCGGTAGGGCCGTCGGAAACGGTGGATGCCGGCCGAGTGATGGCCACGTTGGGCCTGGGCGACCGCGAGGTGCTGCGCGCCGGCCTGGCGTGCGCGGTACTGCGACGGCCCGATCATCGTGAAACTTACGACGCCATGTTCGACTTGTGGTTCCCCGCCGCCCTGGGGGCCCGTTCCGCGGTGTCGGACGAGGGGGGTGGCGAGGGCGACGGTGCCCTCCCGCCCGACGACGTCGAGGCGATGCGGCAGATGCTGCTCGATCTGCTCAACGACAACCCTGACCTGGCCGACATGGACCAGCGGCTGGTGCAGATGATCGCGCGGATCGTGGAGGCCTACGGCAAGTACAACTCCAGCCGGGGTCCGTCGTTCTCGTCGTATCAGGCGCTCAAGGCGATGGCGTTGGACGAGCTGGAGGGCAAACTACTGGCTGGATTGCTCGCCCCGTACGGCGACGAGCCCACGCCGAGTCAAGAACAGATCGCCAAAGCGCTTGCTGCGCAGAAGATAACGCAGCTACGCAAGATGGTCGATGCCGAGACCAAGCGGCGCACCGCCGAGCAGCTGGGCCGCGAGCACGTCCAGATGTACGGCATTCCACAGCTTTCCGAGAACGTCGAATTCCTGCGCGCTTCGGGCGATCAGCTGCGCCAGATGCGCCGCGTCGTCGCACCGCTGGCTCGCACGCTCGCCACCCGGCTTGCCGCCCGTCGGCGTCGCGCGCGGGCCGGAACGATCGACTTGCGCAAGACATTGCGCAAGTCGATGTCCACGGGCGGGGTGCCGATCGACGTCGTACTCAAGAAGCCACGCCCGGCGCGGCCGGAGCTGGTGGTGCTGTGCGACGTGTCCGGCTCGGTGGCGGGATTCAGCCACTTCACTTTGTTGCTGGTCCACGCGCTGCGCCAACAGTTTTCCCGCGTGCGCGTCTTCGCCTTCATCGACACCACCGACGAGGTGACGCACATGTTCGGCCCCGAAGCCGACCTCGCCGTGGCGATTCAGCGGATCACCCGCGAAGCGGGCGTGTACGCCCGTGACGGCCATTCGGACTACGGCAACGCGTTTGTCACTTTCCAGCAGGCGAACCCGAGCGTGCTCTCGCCGCGCAGCTCGCTGCTGATCCTGGGCGACGGGCGCACCAACTACCGCAACCCGGCTGTCGATGTACTGGAAGACATGGTGAAGTCGGCCCGGCACGCGCACTGGCTCAACCCGGAGCCCCGACACCTTTGGGGCAGCGGTGATTCGGCGGTGCCGCGCTACGAGGAAATCATCACCATGCACGAGTGCCGGTCGGCCAAGCAGCTGGCCGGCGTGGTCGACCAGCTGCTGCCGGTCTGA
- a CDS encoding quinone oxidoreductase family protein yields the protein MKAAVVRAFDEPPRYQDFPEPDGTGTDELVVDVVAAALHPRVRSQANGSHYTSTGELPMVPGIDGVVRDATGALYYALVEDTNLGTMAQRTIVEKSRTVPLPADTDAAAVAAAINPVMSSWVALRRRIHFEPGSRVLILGATGNAGRMAIQVAKRFGAGEVIGAGRNPQRLAGLPTLGADRTLTFDRLGEAGDVDVVLDYVWGPPSSAGMVDLLTHRNNRNKRLTWIEIGSMAGATAEIASAALRSTRLQIVGSGIGSVARAEFAHEIPEIAAAVVAGEFDIDTQTVPLSEVEAAWTRRPSDDRRLVFVP from the coding sequence ATGAAGGCTGCAGTTGTGCGTGCATTTGACGAACCGCCCCGCTACCAGGACTTCCCCGAACCGGACGGCACTGGCACGGACGAGCTGGTGGTCGATGTTGTCGCCGCGGCACTGCACCCGCGAGTGCGGTCTCAGGCGAACGGTTCCCACTACACCAGCACCGGGGAACTGCCGATGGTGCCCGGGATCGACGGAGTGGTCCGCGATGCGACGGGCGCGCTGTACTACGCACTCGTCGAGGACACCAACCTGGGCACCATGGCCCAGCGCACGATCGTCGAAAAGAGTCGCACCGTGCCATTGCCCGCTGACACCGACGCAGCGGCCGTGGCTGCCGCCATCAACCCAGTGATGTCGTCCTGGGTCGCACTGCGGCGACGCATCCACTTCGAGCCCGGCTCGCGGGTGTTGATCCTGGGAGCTACCGGCAACGCCGGACGCATGGCGATACAGGTCGCAAAGCGCTTCGGCGCTGGGGAGGTTATCGGCGCAGGAAGAAACCCCCAGCGGCTGGCCGGCCTGCCAACGCTGGGTGCCGACCGCACACTCACCTTCGACCGGCTCGGCGAGGCAGGCGATGTCGATGTCGTCCTCGACTATGTCTGGGGCCCACCGAGTTCCGCCGGAATGGTCGACTTGCTCACCCACCGCAACAACCGGAACAAGAGACTCACCTGGATCGAAATCGGATCCATGGCGGGCGCGACGGCCGAGATCGCCTCCGCGGCGCTGCGATCCACCCGCCTGCAGATCGTCGGCAGCGGCATAGGGTCGGTCGCCCGGGCCGAGTTCGCCCATGAGATACCCGAAATCGCCGCGGCGGTGGTGGCCGGCGAATTCGACATCGACACCCAGACCGTCCCACTCAGCGAGGTCGAGGCCGCCTGGACCCGGCGACCATCGGACGACAGACGACTGGTGTTTGTACCCTGA
- a CDS encoding mechanosensitive ion channel family protein yields MNALHSSWFHWAIGIAVGFPVGLILLTEVHHALVRRNNRLARQVGVLRNLLLPLGALLLLLVKASEISANDPPVRILTTLFGFLVLVLLLSGLSTTVFEGAPEDSWRKRVPTIFLDVGRIALIGVGLAVILSFVWGVRVGGVFTALGITSVVIGLMLQNSVGQIVSGLFMLFEQPFRINDWLDTQTARGRVVEVNWRAVHIQTGSGLRIMPNSMLATTAFTNLSRPSGPHKCSITTTFATSDPPDKVCAMLNLVASALPLIKPGTAPNSVALGGGEYKTTIRVNSPADEGATQSTFARWVWYAARREELHLDGDDDEFSTPERVSKALRTVVAPELRLTLADQQLLAPYARVVRYGADEIVQYAGTVPTVMIFLVAGAVRLTVTDEVGDVVPVTTLHQGSFLGITALTRQPNVAGAYALDEVTALEIEREHLEKIVMNKPMLLQDLGRIIDERQSTARRVTRRERVG; encoded by the coding sequence ATGAACGCATTGCACTCGTCGTGGTTTCACTGGGCCATCGGCATCGCGGTCGGATTCCCGGTTGGCTTGATCCTGCTGACCGAGGTGCACCACGCCCTGGTCCGCAGGAACAACCGGCTGGCCCGTCAGGTCGGTGTGCTGCGCAATTTGCTCTTGCCGCTCGGTGCGCTGTTGCTGTTGTTGGTGAAGGCGTCGGAGATCTCGGCCAACGACCCCCCGGTGCGCATTCTGACCACGCTGTTTGGCTTCCTGGTACTGGTGCTGTTGCTGTCCGGGCTGAGCACCACCGTGTTCGAGGGAGCACCTGAAGACAGCTGGCGCAAGCGAGTCCCGACGATCTTCCTCGACGTCGGCCGCATCGCACTGATCGGTGTCGGGCTGGCCGTGATCCTGTCCTTCGTCTGGGGCGTGCGCGTCGGTGGCGTGTTTACCGCGCTCGGAATCACCTCGGTGGTCATCGGGCTGATGCTGCAGAACTCGGTCGGTCAGATCGTCTCGGGGCTGTTCATGCTGTTCGAGCAGCCTTTCCGGATCAACGACTGGCTGGATACGCAGACGGCACGGGGGCGAGTCGTCGAGGTGAACTGGCGGGCGGTGCACATTCAGACCGGCAGTGGGCTGCGGATCATGCCGAACTCGATGCTGGCCACCACGGCGTTCACCAATCTCAGCCGCCCCAGCGGGCCGCACAAGTGCTCGATCACCACCACGTTCGCCACGTCGGACCCGCCCGACAAGGTGTGCGCGATGCTGAACCTGGTGGCCAGCGCGCTGCCGTTAATCAAGCCGGGTACCGCGCCGAACTCAGTGGCGCTCGGCGGCGGCGAGTACAAGACCACGATCAGGGTCAATTCGCCCGCCGACGAAGGTGCGACGCAGTCGACCTTCGCACGCTGGGTCTGGTACGCCGCACGTCGCGAGGAACTGCACTTGGACGGCGACGACGACGAATTCTCTACACCCGAGCGCGTCAGCAAGGCGCTGCGTACGGTGGTTGCGCCGGAACTGCGGCTGACCCTCGCCGATCAACAATTGTTGGCGCCGTACGCCAGGGTCGTGCGGTACGGCGCCGACGAGATCGTGCAGTATGCCGGGACGGTTCCCACGGTGATGATATTTCTGGTCGCCGGCGCAGTCCGGCTGACGGTGACCGACGAGGTTGGCGACGTCGTCCCCGTCACCACCCTGCACCAGGGCTCGTTCCTCGGGATCACCGCGCTGACTCGCCAGCCCAACGTCGCCGGCGCGTACGCGCTCGACGAGGTGACCGCGCTGGAGATCGAACGCGAGCACCTGGAGAAGATAGTGATGAACAAACCGATGTTGCTGCAGGATCTGGGCCGGATCATCGATGAGCGGCAAAGCACGGCCCGGCGTGTGACGCGTCGCGAGCGAGTCGGCTAA
- a CDS encoding glutamate-5-semialdehyde dehydrogenase, which translates to MSLQAPALPDLRQEVHDAARRARIAARVLACTPTVVKDRALHAAADEILASAGAILAANAEDLDTARAADTAAAMLDRLALNPQRIDGIAAGLRQVAGLPDPVGEVLRGSTLPNGLQLRQQRVPLGVVGMIYEGRPNVTVDAFGLTLKSGNAALLRGSSSAAKSNEALVTVLRRALVSQELPADAVQLLSAADRATVTHLIQARGLVDVAIPRGGAGLIEAVVRDAQIPTIETGVGNCHVYVHEAADLDVAERILLNSKTRRPSVCNAAETLLVDSAIAARAMPRLLEALQNAGVTVHLDAGEDDLRREYLAMDIAVSVVDGVAGAIAHINEYGTGHTEAIVTTNLAAAQQFTEQVDAAAVMVNASTAFTDGEQFGFGAEIGISTQKLHARGPMGLPELTSTKWIVWGDGHTRPA; encoded by the coding sequence ATGAGTCTGCAAGCGCCTGCGCTGCCCGACCTGCGCCAAGAGGTGCACGACGCCGCCCGACGCGCCCGGATCGCCGCCCGTGTGCTGGCCTGCACGCCCACCGTCGTCAAAGACCGCGCGCTGCACGCCGCCGCGGATGAGATCCTGGCCAGTGCCGGGGCGATCCTGGCGGCCAATGCCGAGGACCTGGACACGGCCCGCGCGGCCGACACGGCTGCCGCGATGCTCGATCGGCTGGCGCTCAACCCGCAGCGCATCGATGGCATCGCCGCCGGGCTTCGCCAGGTCGCCGGGCTGCCCGACCCGGTCGGCGAAGTACTGCGCGGCTCCACCCTGCCCAACGGGCTGCAGCTGCGTCAGCAGCGAGTTCCGCTGGGTGTGGTCGGGATGATCTACGAGGGCCGTCCCAATGTCACCGTGGACGCCTTCGGCCTAACCCTCAAGTCCGGCAACGCCGCGCTGTTGCGAGGCAGTTCTTCGGCGGCCAAGTCCAACGAGGCTTTGGTCACGGTGTTGCGCCGGGCCCTGGTCTCTCAGGAGTTGCCCGCCGACGCTGTGCAGCTGCTCTCGGCGGCCGACCGGGCCACCGTTACCCACCTTATTCAGGCTCGCGGCCTGGTCGACGTCGCTATTCCGCGTGGGGGAGCCGGTCTGATCGAGGCGGTGGTGCGCGACGCGCAGATACCAACCATCGAGACCGGGGTCGGCAACTGCCACGTCTACGTGCACGAAGCGGCCGACCTCGACGTCGCCGAACGCATTCTGCTGAACTCGAAGACCCGCCGGCCCAGCGTCTGCAACGCCGCCGAGACCTTGCTGGTTGATTCCGCGATCGCTGCCCGGGCGATGCCGAGGCTGCTCGAGGCGCTGCAGAACGCCGGCGTCACCGTGCATCTCGACGCGGGCGAGGACGATCTGCGCCGCGAGTACCTGGCGATGGACATCGCGGTGTCGGTGGTCGACGGCGTAGCCGGCGCGATCGCGCACATCAACGAGTACGGCACCGGGCACACCGAAGCCATCGTCACCACCAATCTCGCTGCGGCGCAACAGTTTACCGAACAGGTCGATGCCGCCGCAGTGATGGTGAACGCGTCCACGGCATTCACCGACGGTGAGCAGTTCGGCTTTGGTGCTGAGATCGGCATCTCGACGCAGAAGCTGCACGCCCGCGGTCCGATGGGCTTGCCGGAATTGACCTCGACCAAGTGGATCGTCTGGGGAGACGGCCACACCCGACCGGCCTGA
- a CDS encoding AAA family ATPase, producing the protein MSVPARPVPLFADIADVSRRLAETGYLPDTPTATAVFLADRLGKPLLVEGPAGVGKTELARAIAQATGSGLVRLQCYEGVDEARALYEWNHAKQILRIQAGSGDWQATKDDVFSEEFLLQRPLLTAIRRTDPTVLLIDETDKADIEIEGLLLEVLSDFAVTVPELGTITATRTPLVVLTSNATRELSEALKRRCLFLHIDFPTPELERRILLSRVPELPQHLAEELVRIIGVLRGMQLKKVPSIAETIDWGRTLLALGMDTIDDSVVAATLGVVLKHQSDQQRASGELRLN; encoded by the coding sequence ATGAGCGTTCCCGCGCGGCCTGTGCCGCTGTTCGCCGACATCGCCGACGTCTCGCGACGCTTGGCCGAGACTGGCTACCTGCCCGACACCCCTACCGCGACGGCGGTTTTCCTGGCCGACCGGCTCGGTAAGCCGCTGCTGGTCGAAGGACCGGCAGGCGTCGGCAAGACCGAACTGGCTCGCGCCATCGCCCAGGCCACCGGTTCGGGGTTGGTCAGGCTGCAGTGCTATGAAGGCGTCGATGAGGCGCGCGCCCTCTACGAGTGGAATCACGCCAAGCAGATATTGCGCATCCAGGCCGGTTCCGGGGACTGGCAGGCCACCAAAGACGACGTATTCAGCGAGGAATTCCTGCTGCAGCGGCCGCTGCTGACCGCGATTCGCCGCACCGACCCGACCGTGCTGCTGATCGACGAAACCGACAAGGCCGACATCGAGATCGAGGGTCTACTGCTGGAGGTGCTGTCCGATTTCGCGGTGACGGTGCCCGAATTGGGCACCATCACTGCCACCCGCACGCCGTTGGTGGTGCTGACCTCGAATGCCACCCGGGAGCTGTCTGAGGCGCTCAAGCGTCGTTGCCTGTTCCTGCACATCGACTTTCCGACGCCAGAGTTGGAACGGCGCATCCTGTTGTCGCGGGTCCCTGAACTGCCCCAGCATCTCGCCGAGGAACTGGTGCGCATCATCGGCGTGCTGCGCGGGATGCAGCTGAAGAAGGTGCCATCCATCGCCGAGACCATCGACTGGGGTCGCACCCTGCTAGCTCTGGGAATGGACACCATCGATGACTCCGTTGTCGCCGCCACCTTGGGTGTGGTTCTCAAGCATCAGTCCGATCAGCAGCGCGCGAGCGGCGAGCTCAGGCTCAATTAA
- a CDS encoding class I SAM-dependent methyltransferase: MTRRFLSRSVVTGEISLPAVPSMLDEYVKMCSTIFASVGRKFNDEELAHLRKVLQEQLAEAFSISPRSNIVISYNAPIGPTLHYQVNARWFTVADSYANWVATREPPLFGTEPDARVWVLANEAADPATYRVLDIGAGTGRNALPLARRGHPVDVVELTPKFAEMIRAEAQRDGLDVRVIVRNVFETTADLRKDYQLILLSEVVSDFRTTQQLRGLFELATHCLAPGGRLVFNAFLPRLGYEIDDAAREFGQQAYTAMFSRQEVSDASAGLPLELISDDSVFDYEQAHLPPGAWPQTSWYAAWVSGADVFPVEREQIPIEMRWLVFRKSR; encoded by the coding sequence ATGACCCGGCGCTTCCTGAGCCGATCCGTGGTCACCGGCGAGATCTCGCTGCCAGCCGTGCCGAGCATGCTCGACGAGTACGTCAAGATGTGCAGCACCATCTTCGCCAGCGTCGGGCGCAAGTTCAACGACGAAGAACTCGCCCATCTGCGCAAGGTACTGCAGGAGCAGCTCGCCGAAGCCTTCTCGATTTCGCCGCGCTCCAACATCGTTATCTCCTACAACGCCCCCATCGGGCCAACCCTGCACTACCAGGTCAATGCCCGCTGGTTCACCGTCGCCGATTCCTACGCGAACTGGGTCGCCACCCGCGAACCTCCGCTGTTCGGTACCGAACCCGACGCGCGGGTGTGGGTTCTGGCGAACGAGGCCGCCGACCCCGCGACGTATCGGGTGCTCGACATCGGGGCCGGCACCGGTCGCAACGCACTTCCGCTGGCACGACGCGGGCACCCCGTCGACGTGGTGGAGCTGACCCCGAAGTTCGCTGAGATGATTCGGGCGGAGGCGCAGCGCGACGGTCTGGACGTGCGGGTCATCGTGCGCAACGTCTTCGAGACCACGGCCGACCTCCGTAAGGACTACCAGCTGATCCTGCTGTCGGAGGTGGTGTCCGATTTCCGGACCACCCAGCAGCTGCGAGGACTGTTCGAGCTGGCCACCCATTGCCTGGCCCCCGGGGGGCGGCTGGTGTTCAACGCGTTCCTGCCGCGGTTGGGCTACGAGATCGACGACGCCGCCCGCGAATTCGGGCAGCAGGCGTACACGGCGATGTTTTCGCGCCAGGAGGTATCGGATGCGTCGGCCGGTCTGCCGCTGGAACTGATCTCCGACGACTCGGTGTTCGACTACGAACAGGCCCATCTGCCGCCCGGTGCATGGCCACAGACCAGCTGGTACGCCGCGTGGGTCAGCGGTGCGGACGTGTTCCCGGTCGAGCGTGAGCAGATCCCAATCGAGATGCGCTGGCTGGTGTTCCGCAAGTCGCGCTGA